The following proteins come from a genomic window of Longimicrobiaceae bacterium:
- a CDS encoding glycosyltransferase, which produces MNGAPPTSARSSATDPSGGHRGHVPPVAADVARPLWSVMVPTFNCGVYLRDTLESVLAQDPGPEVMQIEVVDDCSTADDPAEAVRELGPDRIRFHRQPRNVGHVRNFQTCLLRARGRLVHLLHGDDAVLPGFYATMQRAFEEQPVIGAAFCRHVFIDGEGRRKRLPDPEQPAAGIMPDGLLHVAAGQPFQTPAAVVRRDVYEQLGGFDRRLAYCGEDWEMWVRIAAHYPVWYEPEPLALYRRHTLAPGSLTGRSLRTGENLKDLRRAVGIYEAYLPAGEAPAVRKRILSRCADWGIGLANNLLAAGQPAAAAAQLREALLCRASPRTAARAAVLASRVAGAWLRSLRAP; this is translated from the coding sequence ATGAACGGCGCCCCGCCCACCTCCGCCCGCAGCAGCGCCACGGATCCGTCCGGCGGGCACCGCGGCCACGTGCCCCCGGTAGCCGCGGACGTCGCGCGGCCCCTCTGGTCCGTGATGGTGCCGACGTTCAACTGCGGCGTGTACCTGCGCGACACACTGGAGAGCGTCCTCGCGCAGGACCCCGGTCCGGAGGTGATGCAGATCGAGGTCGTCGACGACTGCTCGACCGCGGACGATCCCGCGGAGGCCGTCCGCGAGCTGGGACCGGATCGGATCCGCTTCCATCGCCAGCCGCGCAACGTGGGACACGTCAGGAACTTCCAGACGTGTCTGCTCCGCGCCCGAGGCCGGCTGGTGCACCTGCTCCACGGCGACGATGCCGTCCTGCCCGGATTCTACGCGACGATGCAGCGGGCGTTCGAGGAGCAACCGGTGATCGGCGCCGCGTTCTGCAGGCACGTCTTCATCGACGGCGAGGGCCGGCGGAAGAGGCTGCCGGACCCCGAGCAGCCCGCGGCCGGGATCATGCCGGACGGGCTCCTGCACGTTGCGGCAGGGCAGCCGTTCCAGACGCCGGCCGCCGTGGTGCGCCGCGACGTATACGAGCAGCTGGGCGGGTTCGACCGCCGCCTGGCGTACTGCGGGGAGGACTGGGAGATGTGGGTGCGCATCGCGGCGCACTACCCCGTCTGGTACGAGCCCGAGCCGCTGGCCCTCTACCGCCGGCACACGCTGGCCCCGGGATCGCTGACCGGCCGCTCCCTGCGTACCGGCGAGAACCTGAAGGACCTGCGCAGGGCGGTCGGGATCTACGAGGCGTACCTTCCCGCCGGAGAGGCACCCGCGGTGCGGAAGAGGATCCTGTCGCGCTGCGCGGACTGGGGGATCGGCCTCGCGAACAACCTCCTGGCGGCGGGCCAGCCTGCGGCGGCGGCAGCGCAGCTCCGGGAGGCGCTCCTCTGCCGGGCATCGCCGCGCACGGCCGCCCGCGCGGCGGTGCTCGCCTCCCGCGTCGCCGGCGCCTGGCTGCGCTCCCTGAGGGCTCCATGA
- a CDS encoding glycosyltransferase family 2 protein has product MSAAALPPPRVSVVTIFLNAERFLDEAVESLLAQTYRDWELVLVDDGSTDGSTAMAREWAARFPERVRYAEHPGHANRGMSASRNLGIRLARGEYVALLDADDVYLPRKLEHQVALLDASPGVGMVYGATEYWYSWTGRPEDAARDRLRTRGLAPGTVFEAPELVHRFLREAARTPCTCGVVMRKDAVEQAGGFEEGFGGMYEDQVFFLKLCLRTAVLVDGECLDRYRQHEDSWCHQELTRGRWRRTSALSDSRQAFLEWLEVFLQDAGIGDRGLLRKVRRELLPYRHPVLVPVWRALAPIHRLRARIDRAVRSARELRPDRPA; this is encoded by the coding sequence ATGAGCGCAGCCGCCCTTCCGCCCCCGCGCGTCTCGGTGGTCACGATCTTCCTGAACGCTGAGCGGTTCCTCGACGAGGCGGTGGAGAGCCTGCTCGCGCAGACGTACCGCGACTGGGAGCTGGTCCTGGTGGACGACGGCTCCACCGACGGCTCCACGGCGATGGCCCGGGAGTGGGCGGCGCGCTTCCCGGAGCGGGTGAGGTACGCGGAGCATCCCGGCCACGCGAACCGCGGCATGAGCGCCTCGCGCAACCTGGGGATCCGGCTGGCCCGGGGCGAGTACGTGGCGCTGCTGGACGCCGACGACGTCTACCTCCCGCGGAAGCTGGAGCACCAGGTTGCGCTGCTGGACGCCAGTCCCGGGGTGGGAATGGTGTACGGCGCCACGGAGTACTGGTACAGCTGGACGGGGCGCCCGGAGGACGCGGCACGGGACCGCCTGCGCACCCGCGGACTCGCGCCGGGGACGGTGTTCGAGGCGCCGGAGCTGGTCCACCGCTTCCTGCGGGAGGCCGCGCGCACGCCCTGCACCTGCGGCGTGGTCATGCGGAAGGACGCGGTCGAGCAGGCGGGCGGCTTCGAGGAGGGCTTCGGGGGGATGTACGAGGACCAGGTGTTCTTTCTGAAGCTGTGCCTGCGGACGGCCGTGCTGGTGGACGGGGAGTGCCTGGACCGGTACCGGCAGCACGAGGACTCCTGGTGCCACCAGGAGCTGACCCGGGGGAGGTGGCGGCGCACCTCGGCGCTGAGCGACTCGCGGCAGGCCTTCCTCGAGTGGCTGGAGGTCTTCCTCCAGGACGCAGGCATCGGCGACCGGGGGTTGCTCCGCAAGGTGCGCAGGGAGCTCCTCCCCTACCGGCACCCCGTCCTCGTCCCGGTGTGGAGGGCGCTCGCGCCCATCCACCGGCTGCGGGCGAGGATCGACCGGGCGGTCCGCAGCGCGCGCGAGCTCCGCCCCGACCGGCCGGCGTGA
- a CDS encoding polysaccharide deacetylase family protein, with protein sequence MSAAPAVLARVRAAAAALRVRWSAGPVILMYHRVAEPDSDPWQLAVSPRHFGEHLEVIRRRLRPLPLRGLVGALAEGGAPRRGAVVTFDDGYADNLHAARPLLERHDVPATVFVVAGMVGSREGFWWDRLAGLLLHRGRLPASVELELEGERLSLPLEGGSPAVEEAPERWVASDPPRTPREAAFLLLGRRLRRIGSAEREAILEELAGSQGISPIADPAARALSADELPRLAAGGLVEVGAHTVTHTELAALSPAAQEREIRGSRAELEACIDEPVVSFSYPFGGRSQYTPETARLVREAGFASACTTSAAPLRRSADPFRLPRVHVPDCDGDAFARLLSRWTPLADAAR encoded by the coding sequence GTGAGTGCCGCCCCGGCGGTGCTGGCCCGCGTCCGCGCAGCGGCGGCGGCGCTGCGCGTGCGATGGAGCGCCGGGCCGGTGATCCTCATGTACCACCGCGTCGCGGAGCCGGACTCCGATCCCTGGCAGCTCGCCGTGAGCCCCCGGCACTTCGGGGAGCACCTGGAGGTGATCCGGCGGCGCCTGCGGCCGCTCCCACTGCGCGGGCTGGTGGGCGCGCTGGCGGAAGGCGGCGCGCCGCGCCGCGGCGCGGTGGTGACCTTCGACGACGGGTACGCCGACAACCTGCACGCGGCGCGGCCGCTCCTGGAGCGGCACGACGTCCCGGCGACGGTGTTCGTGGTGGCCGGGATGGTGGGGAGCCGGGAGGGGTTCTGGTGGGACCGCCTCGCCGGCCTCCTCCTGCACCGCGGCCGGCTCCCCGCCAGCGTCGAGCTGGAGCTGGAGGGCGAGCGCCTGTCGCTCCCGCTGGAGGGGGGCTCCCCGGCCGTGGAAGAGGCGCCGGAGCGATGGGTCGCGTCCGACCCGCCCCGCACGCCGCGGGAGGCGGCCTTCCTCCTGCTGGGACGCCGGCTGCGGCGCATCGGGAGCGCCGAGCGGGAGGCGATCCTGGAGGAGCTCGCCGGCTCGCAGGGGATCTCGCCCATAGCCGATCCGGCGGCCCGGGCCCTCTCCGCGGACGAGCTGCCCCGCCTGGCCGCGGGGGGCCTGGTGGAGGTCGGCGCGCACACGGTCACGCACACGGAGCTGGCCGCCCTCTCCCCCGCCGCCCAGGAGCGGGAGATCCGGGGGAGCCGCGCGGAGCTGGAGGCCTGCATCGACGAGCCCGTCGTGTCGTTCAGCTACCCCTTCGGGGGGCGGAGCCAGTACACGCCGGAGACGGCGCGCCTGGTGCGCGAAGCGGGGTTCGCCAGCGCGTGCACCACCTCGGCCGCGCCGCTCCGGCGGTCCGCCGACCCCTTCCGGCTGCCACGCGTCCACGTCCCGGACTGCGACGGCGACGCCTTCGCCCGGCTGCTCTCCCGCTGGACCCCGCTCGCGGACGCGGCACGATGA
- a CDS encoding methyltransferase domain-containing protein: RQRAGRAGRALLDGRSPALRLALRRRLRPLGGARFGNLRRVTPVSRAFGYDRGRPVDRHYIEAFLAAHASDVRGRVLEVGDDAYTRRFGGERVESTDVLHVQAENPRATIVDDLSRGERIPSDAFDCVVLTQTLHLIYDVRAAARTLHRALAPGGVLLATVPGISQVDRGEWGDTWYWAFTPASARRLFQDAFPGGEVEVEAHGNVLAASAFLYGLAAEELMPSELAHRDPQYPLLVTVRARKAPAPAEG, encoded by the coding sequence CGCCAGCGGGCGGGGCGCGCCGGACGGGCGCTCCTGGACGGGAGGAGCCCGGCTCTCCGCCTGGCTCTCCGGCGCCGGCTCCGTCCGCTGGGCGGGGCGCGCTTCGGGAACCTGCGCCGGGTGACCCCCGTCAGCCGGGCGTTCGGCTACGACCGCGGCCGGCCGGTGGACCGCCACTACATCGAGGCGTTCCTCGCGGCGCACGCCTCCGACGTGCGCGGTAGGGTGCTGGAGGTGGGTGACGACGCCTACACGCGGCGCTTCGGCGGGGAGCGGGTGGAGTCCACCGACGTCCTCCACGTCCAGGCGGAGAACCCCAGGGCCACCATCGTGGACGACCTGAGCCGCGGGGAGCGGATCCCCTCGGACGCATTCGACTGCGTGGTGCTGACGCAGACGCTGCACCTGATCTACGACGTGCGGGCCGCCGCGCGCACGCTGCACCGCGCCCTCGCGCCCGGAGGCGTCCTGCTGGCTACGGTGCCCGGGATCAGCCAGGTCGACAGGGGAGAATGGGGCGACACCTGGTACTGGGCCTTCACCCCCGCTTCGGCGCGGCGGCTCTTCCAGGATGCATTCCCCGGGGGGGAGGTCGAGGTGGAGGCCCACGGGAACGTGCTCGCCGCGAGCGCCTTCCTGTACGGCCTCGCGGCGGAGGAGCTGATGCCGTCGGAGCTGGCCCACCGCGATCCGCAGTACCCGCTCCTGGTCACCGTGCGCGCCCGCAAGGCGCCCGCCCCGGCGGAAGGGTGA